One genomic segment of Mastomys coucha isolate ucsf_1 unplaced genomic scaffold, UCSF_Mcou_1 pScaffold22, whole genome shotgun sequence includes these proteins:
- the Ddx28 gene encoding probable ATP-dependent RNA helicase DDX28, with protein MALAGPARLLSLAVRLLLEPRRNIVVRGSDESLPVVRIPRALQRQQEQRRSSLGRLPRPVLVRPGPLLVSARRPELNQPARLTLGRWESAPLASRGWKNRRSRRDYFSIERVQQEAPALRKLSSRDSFVNLGLEPRVLLALQEAVPEVVQPTSVQSRTIPPLLRGRHILCAAETGSGKTLSYLLPLFQRLLRGPDLNSRSSTAPRGLVLVPSRELAEQVQAVAQSLGRYLGLQVIKLGGGLGMGKLKLQLCKRPSADVLVATPGALWKALKSRLISLHHLNFIVLDEVDTLLDESFLELVEYILEKSLIAESPAELEDPFNPKAQLVMVGATFPEGLKQLLSKVTNPDSLTTITSSKLHCIMPHVKQTFMRLKGAEKVTELVQILKQHDKANKTEPSGTVLIFCNSSSTVNWLGYILDDHKIQHLRLQGQMPATMRAGIFQSFQKGSQNILVCTDIASRGLDSIHVEVVINYDFPPTLQDYIHRAGRVGRVGSEVLGTVISFVAHPWDVGLVQKIELAARRRRSLPGLTSSVKDPLP; from the coding sequence ATGGCGTTAGCCGGGCCTGCGCGGCTGTTGTCATTAGCAGTTCGGTTGCTTCTGGAGCCTCGACGGAACATAGTGGTGCGCGGTTCCGACGAGTCCTTGCCAGTGGTGCGCATTCCGCGGGCTCTGCAGCGACAGCAGGAACAACGACGAAGCAGCCTTGGGAGACTCCCACGGCCGGTGCTAGTGCGACCCGGTCCACTGCTGGTCTCGGCACGGAGGCCCGAGTTGAACCAGCCCGCACGCCTCACGCTAGGCCGTTGGGAGTCGGCGCCCCTGGCTTCGCGTGGCTGGAAGAATCGGCGATCGCGTCGGGACTATTTTTCCATAGAGCGAGTACAGCAAGAAGCGCCCGCCCTGAGGAAACTCTCGTCCCGGGACAGCTTCGTGAACCTGGGTCTGGAACCCCGAGTGCTGCTCGCGCTTCAGGAGGCTGTCCCCGAAGTTGTTCAGCCAACCTCAGTGCAGTCGAGAACCATCCCCCCACTGCTTCGTGGCCGCCACATCCTTTGCGCTGCCGAAACTGGTAGTGGCAAGACGCTCAGCTACCTACTGCCCTTATTTCAACGACTCCTGAGAGGGCCAGACCTGAACTCCCGCAGTTCCACTGCTCCTCGAGGCTTGGTTCTAGTACCTTCCCGAGAATTAGCCGAACAGGTGCAGGCAGTGGCCCAGTCACTGGGTAGGTACTTGGGCCTGCAGGTGATAAAACTTGGCGGAGGCCTCGGCATGGGTAAGCTCAAACTTCAGCTGTGTAAACGACCATCAGCAGATGTGCTGGTGGCTACTCCAGGGGCGCTGTGGAAGGCTCTGAAAAGTCGGCTCATCAGCCTGCATCATCTTAACTTCATAGTGCTGGATGAAGTAGACACACTGCTAGATGAAAGCTTCCTGGAGCTGGTGGAATACATCTTGGAAAAGAGCCTGATAGCAGAAAGTCCAGCTGAGTTAGAAGACCCCTTTAATCCCAAAGCTCAGTTAGTCATGGTGGGAGCCACGTTTCCGGAAGGCCTAAAGCAATTGCTGAGTAAAGTCACCAACCCAGACAGTCTGACCACCATCACCAGCTCCAAGCTGCACTGCATCATGCCTCATGTCAAACAGACATTTATGAGACTAAAGGGAGCAGAGAAGGTGACAGAACTGGTTCAGATCCTCAAACAGCATGACAAAGCAAATAAGACAGAACCCTCAGGAACTGTCCTGATATTCTGCAACAGCTCCAGCACTGTAAACTGGCTTGGGTACATTCTGGATGACCACAAAATTCAACATCTAAGGCTTCAAGGCCAAATGCCAGCCACAATGAGGGCAGGTATCTTCCAGAGTTTCCAGAAGGGCTCCCAAAACATACTTGTCTGCACAGACATTGCTTCACGTGGTCTAGACAGCATCCATGTGGAAGTAGTTATCAATTATGATTTCCCCCCTACTCTGCAAGATTACATCCACAGAGCAGGAAGGGTAGGTCGTGTGGGCAGCGAAGTGCTGGGGACTGTTATCAGTTTTGTGGCCCACCCATGGGATGTGGGCCTGGTTCAGAAAATTGAACTGGCAGCTCGTCGAAGGAGAAGCCTTCCAGGACTAACATCTTCAGTGAAAGACCCTTTGCCTTAA